Below is a genomic region from Echinicola rosea.
GGCAAGGACAAGTTCTGCATTGACTTCTTTTGCAAGCTTCAGGGATAGGCTTAGGGCTTCAGCTTCTTCAGGATTGGGATATACCACAGTAGGGAAAGTCCCGTCAGGTTGCTCCTGCTCTTTTACGACATGTATGTTTTCAAAACCGAACGTTTTCAGGGCAGCTGGGACCATTTTTCCAGAAGCACCGTGAATGGGAGAAAACACGATGCACATGTCCCGTTGGTTAAGAATGGCTTTAGGGGAAAGGCTGAATTTTTTGATATCGTTCAGGTACGTGAGGTCCATCTCCTGGCCTATATACTCGATCAGCGCATCATTCTTGTCCCATTTAACATCATCAATGGATTTGATTTTCTGAACCTCCATAATGATGTTTTTGTCGTGAGGTGCCACGATCTGTCCGCCATCTTCCCAGTACGCTTTGTAGCCATTATACTCCTTCGGGTTATGTGAAGCGGTGATCATTACGCCGCTTTTACAACCATAGTGCCTGATGGCGTAAGAAAGCATGGGAGTAGGGCGCATTTCTTCAAAATACTTTACCTTAATGCCATTGGCGGTAAGGACATTAGCAGTGGTTTCGGCAAAAAGCGTATTGTTTATCCTGGAATCATGGGTGATAGCTACTTTTATTTCTTCCCCAGGAAAACAGGCCAGCAGGTAATTGGCCAATCCTTGTGTGGCCATTCCTACAGTGTACACATTCATGCGGTTGGAACCAATTCCCATTACGCCACGGAGTCCGCCGGTTCCGAACTCCAGGTCCTTATAAAAGGAATCGACAAGTTCCGATGAATCTGATGCGTCTAATAGCTGTTGGATTTTGGTCTTACTTTCTTCGTCAATGTTGCTGTTAAGCCACGATTGGGCCTTGCTGATAATGGATGTGTCTGTCATGTTTAATAAAAAGCTTAAAATGAAATCCTAATTTAAGCATTATTGCGTTTAATGCCACTTCAGTGAATGGGAGATAACGAAAAAGTAAAAAAACTTTTCCTTTTTGTACATCATAAGTAATTCTACATGAGCAAACTCATAAATTACCCCTTAGGGCTTGTTCTTGCTCAATGGCTTCAAATAGTGCTTTGAAGTTGCCTTTTCCAAATGATTTCGCTCCTTTTCGCTGAATGATCTCGTAGAACAGGGTCGGGCGGTCTTGTACGGGCCTTGTAAAGATCTGTAGCAAGTAGCCCTCTTCATCCCGGTCCACTAGAATGTTCAATTGTTTTAACGCTTCAACGGCCTCATCTATTTTGCCTACACGGTCTGTTAAGCTGTCGTAATAATTTTCGGGGACTTTCAGGAACTCAACTCCCCGTTTTCGCAACTCACTTACAGTAAAAATAATGTCGTCCGTGGCGATAGCGATGTGCTGAACTCCGGGACCATTATAAAAATCAAGGTATTCTTCGATTTGGGATTTCTTTTTGCCCCGAGCAGGTTCGTTTATGGGAAATTTGATATAACCATTGCCATTTGAAACCACTTTTGACATGAGTGCAGAATATGCCGTAGAAATGTCCTTGTCATCAAAGGTGACCAAGAGTTTAAACCCCATAACATTTTCATAAAATTTCACCCATTTGTCCATCTCTCCCCAGCCTACATTTCCCACGCAGTGATCAATGTACTTAAGGCCTACTGGAGAGGTGCTGATACCTTTTTGGGACCGATAGCCGGGCAAAAAAGGACCATTGAAATCCTTTCGCTCTACGAACGTGTGGATCGTGTCTCCATAAGTACTGATGGAGGCAAGCCTTACGGTTCCATTGGCGTCACTGATCTTAAAAGGCCGCTCATTACTGGTGGCTCCCCGGGATGTGGTTTCATGCCAAGCCTTTTCTGCATCATCTACCCACAATGCCAGTACCTTCACGCCATCCCCGTGTTTCGATGCATGCTGGGCAATAGGGTGGTCTTCTGTCAACGCGGAAGTAAGTACCAATTTTACTTTACCTTGTTGGAGGACGTAGGATGCACGATCCCTAAGTCCAGTTTCGGGTCCTGCATATGCCACAAGTTCAAATCCAAATGCTGCTTGATAATATATGGAGGATTGCTTGGCATTTCCCACGTAGAATTCGACATGGTCAGTGCCGTTTATCGGAAGAAAGTCAGTATTCATCATGGAGTATTTTGGGTTTATATCTTTTTCTCTTTAAACAAATATAACCTTTTAGAGATGCATTTAACAGTGGATGTGTTGTTCGAAAAAAGGAATTAGCTGCTGAGTGTAAGTTAATTTGCTCTGTTTTTCGTCCGAGCCTGTCAAAGGATGCCATAAGCTCCCTATGTAGAGCCCTATTTCCCCCAGAAATATGGATTGATTGGCAATACTTCAGTAAGTAAAATAAGAATCAAGCTTTCTTTTTGGAAACTCTCAGTGGATTCTCTAATTTCATGTTTCATTTGAAAATCAAGTAAAATAATAATGGATTTAGAGAAGTTAGATAAGGACCTAACCGCTATTGTAGAGAAGAGGATCGAGCTTAGTAAGTTGACCTACGCAGATGAAGATTATGATGATATCGAAGAAGAAATGCATGATCTCGAAGATGACTTCAATGAAGAGTATGGTGACGAACTAGAAGGAGAATTGGCAAAGATTTATGATAAATTGGATTCTGACACGGATATTTTGCTTCCATCTGCCTATCTGGCAAATAAATACACTCCTATGCTTCCCGATGCGAAGGGCGTTGTCTCTTACGAAGTAAAAGGAAAAGAGGGCGTGCCCATAGAGTCGGAGCAGTTTGATGGCCAGGATGTTCGCATTATCATCATCCCGAATCCTACTCGCTTCGTAATGCAGATAAATGGCGTCCCGATGAAGGACTTGTGGCGATCACGATAAATTATAAAAAGCCGAACAGGAATAACCGCTGTTCGGCTTTTTTATTGGTTTCAAAAAGGTAAAAGCGTTCCCTTTAGAAAATTGTTTTTAATTTGATGGCGCTGGCCATTTACAGTAATATTGAAATTTTTATGTGCCGGGTTTGGCGTAGTCAGTGTAAGTCCGGATGAAGATTTAATGAAATATACCGGCACATCAGAAGTTACTGTCAGTTTTCCCACTTTCATTTCTTTATTTGGGGTCCAAATGACACCTGCTATAATTCCATCATTAAATTCAATGGCTTGTAAGTCAGCCGAGTTGCTCAGTATTTTCCAAAATGGCTGTTGGTGGAGGTTGTCTGCAGCTTCTAAGGAAGGTACATTCGCAACATAATAATCGAAGTTGTCAGAATCATGTTTAATGTATGGAAGAAAAACTTTTTTTTGACTGGGGGCTTCTCCTTTGTACTTGATGTTAATGTCTCCCCAAGAAGCTTTGGTATTGGATAAATTGACCCCAAACTTTTTTGCCGAAGTAGAGCCGTAGCTAAAGCCATCGTGATATACCCATCCTTCATTGGTAATGTCGTAATCACCACTTGTAGGAAATACTTTTTCTCCTGATTTTACCCAACCGGCCCATAGTGATTGGTCAAGAGATGTGGTGGATTCACCCTTTGATGATTGGAGATTCGAAACCATTGCTATCATGACATTTTTGTACGTAAACCATGATTTTTGAGCAGAAAGCGCACGGTTTCCATCTTTATCTTCCAGTTCATAGTCCATGACCGCCACGCCCATGCCGTCTGCCGAAAGGCTTCCTGTAAAGGGGTGGCGGTTATAAGCCTCGGTTTCCTTTACATAGGTGAATCCAGGCAGAAAATTCCAGTTCCAAAAGGGCATTAGGTTATAGTATTCCTTTCCGTTTTTTAGAAAGTAAGTATTGCCATAATTCATGAATTTACCCTTGCTGTTTTCTCCATTGATACTTTCAGCAGGAAGGTTTCTGTCGGAAAGCATTTTGATGAAAAAACTCCCGTTTTCAGAATGATGGGTGAGGATATCTGATTTATAAAATGCCCTGGACCCTTTGGGCGTAATGGGTAGAGGGCTGGTAAGGCTCTTCAAAATAGACTCGTACGGAGCAGGGTTTTCAGGGTCAAGATCTTTTAGAAAATTAACTGTTTCTATCGATACCGTTCCTTTCAATGCATCTTTTCTGCTGCAAGCCCTGTCAATGGTAGGAGGGACGGTGTATTCTCCTCTAGCCATCCACCACATACCTTCTGTCAGGAATTTCCGTAAAATATCGACTTTCTCCTGTGGTAAAGCAAAGGAAGTACCGTCAAGCTCCCACGCTATTCGAGCACTGATTTTAAGATAGGCACCGCCATAACTGAATTGCTGTAGGCGTTCCTTATGATGGTAAAAGCTATAGTCTTTTTGAATTCCAGAAGGTGCCCCAATTTGGATTTCATTCACTATTTGCGCTATTGCTTCTTTGGCCTTATTTTCATCACCCACAAGGAGGGCATAGTGGAGGACATTGTCTGCCAGCCAAATCAAGTTGGCACCCGCTTTATAAATCTTGACCTTTGAAGCGTAATCCAAGATGTTTTGATAATTGGCTTGGGTAATTTTGTCGCCCAAAAGAATGGCTGTGTTTAGCAGGGATCGCGGAATCGACACTTGCATAGGGAACCAATTCCTGTTTTCATAATTTTCGTTTAGCCAGTGGTCGAGCGATAGGTTTATAATGTTTACGAGTTGATCGTCTTTATAGTAATCGGAGTGTTCATCGAAAAATGCATAACTTAAATAAGAAGTGCGATAGATATGTGTAGTCGGATCCCAACCTGTTTTATCTGAATCCTGATAATTGAGGTCCTTCCATTTTCCAGTACTTTTGTCAAACCTATCGACGATATTTGACACATTATTGTCCTTAACGGTGTTTCGGAGTAGTATTGACCTGTATTTTTCCAATATGACATCTCCTTCTTTTGTGGTACTGGCAGTTGTGAAAAAGGAGGGCAGGCATAGAAGAAAGAGTAGAGTGTAATGTTTTAAGGTTAAAGCCATTGGTAGATAATATTTGTGAAGGCATCTTATCTGGTTGCACTAAGATAGTTTGTTTGGGATTTAATTTTTTTTGCGATTTCGGCAGAAAAGGCAATAGCTCCGGTCCGGTTCATATGGTTGGGGTCATTATAGTAGGTTTTATTGTCGGTAAACCTAGTATCATTTGAGAAATCAAAAAAGACTATATCCTTTCTGTTCTTAATGTATTCCAAAGTTCTGGTGCTGACTACCTTTTCTTTGTAGTTGGGAGAGGTGATGACATAAACCTGTGTTCCTCGATTACGCAAGGACGTAATAAATTCATCAAATAGTGCTACATATTCTGGATTTAACTCATTGTCCTCTTGAACCACCCTTTGCTCATACTTTTGGGATTTTAGTTTACCAGGTTTGGGTTTCCAACCGGCATCTTCAATTTTTCCGTCCAGGCCCTCAATGGCATATGGTCGAAGGAGGTAGTAATAGGATGAATTATAGGCGTATAGGTTGGAATAATTTAGGTAGGGTTCTGCATAGGAATTATGATTTACTATAGTTCTTACAGATGGATGGTCAATATAAAATGGCCGCAAAATCCCTGCAGCCCGATCAAAGAAGGAATGTTCTTCTTCACGGTATTCCAGGAATATGTCTTCTACATTGATGATGGCGATTTTAGGAGAATGCCTTTCGGTCACTGCCTTGTTCATCGCATACATGAAGGGGAGACTTTGCCCACCTCGCCCTGAATTCCAGCAAGAAAGGCCCAAGGAATCCCTAAAGACCTTAGGTACATAATTGCTTTCTGCCCTTGAACTGCCATAAATGATGATGTCATCTACACAGTCTGATAAGGTATATTGGATTTTATAAAATCTGCCGTCGGGACTGTTTTTTAAGGTAGCGTCCAAGACCGTTCCTATCAAAAAGTCCATCACAAGAAAGCTTGCTATGATAATCGCCATATTTTTGATTAATCTTCTCATCGTAGCGAAATTTAAAATTGAAAGTAGATAAACTGACTATTGTCAAATACACCAAATGTGGTGATAAACATCATCAAAACCACAATGGCCGCGTACCTTACGATAGGGCTCTTGTGGTAGAGAAATTGGTAATCGGGTTTGAACTCCATAACATAATCATGTAGCATCAGGATGGATAGGCCCAGAAGCCCAAACAGAAAGATTCCCTTGTCCCCGAAATAAATACCAGAACCTTGGAAGGTGATGATCCTTTCTAACACGGTCATGGCATCTCCGACGGATGGTGCCCTAAAGAATACCCATGCCAAACAGGTCAACGAAAATACGATAAGCCAATTGATTGGTTTGGGAAGCTTGAACTTAAATACGTATTTTTCCATGATTTGGTAGAAACCATGGAGTGCCCCCCAGATAATATACGTCCAGTTGGCACCATGCCAAAAACCACTGATAACAAAGGTAGCCATGAGGTTGAGGCCTGCACGAAAATTCCCTTGCCTATTTCCACCCATGGGAATATAGACGTAATCCTTAAACCAAGTGGACAATGAAATATGCCAACGGCTCCAAAAAGATTTAAACGAGGTCGCGAAATAGGGGCGACGGAAATTGTCCATCAAATGGAAATCAAATAATTTGGCGCACCCAATGGCGATCAGCGAGTAACCTGCAAAATCACAATAGATCTGGAAGGCAAAGAATGCGTGGGCGGTAAACAACGTCATCCACGAGTGCCTTTCCAACAATACATAGACATCATCCACGTAAATCGCCAAACGATCGGCCACAACTACTTTCATAAATAGCCCCCAAAGCATCAGTTTGCCTCCCTGTGAGATCTGGTCGTAAGAAAAATTACGTTTTCTGGAAAATTGGGGAAGCAAGTGGCTCGCCCGTTCAATTGGTCCTGCTACCAACTGGGGAAAGAAACTGACAAAGGTGAAAAATGCCACAATATCCTTGGTGGGCTCAAGCTTCCTTTTATAAATGTCAATGGTATAGCTCAGGGTTTGGAAGGTATAAAAACTTATACCTACTGGGAGGATGATGTTTAGCCTGCTGGATTCTAGTGGTCTTCCGAGTAAGGTGAACGCTTCATCCAGGCTATCAAGGAAGAAATTAAAGTATTTAAAATAGCAGAGAAAACCAATGTTGATGAATACACTTATGAGCAGCAATAATTTTCTTTTGGACTCTTTGGTGGCCTTGTGCAGGTTGAGTCCGATGGTGTAATCGACAATAGAACTGAACAGGATTAAAAATAAAAACCGCCAATCCCACCATCCATAGAAAAAGTAACTGGCAATTAACAACCAGATATTTTGGCCTTTTATGGTGTTTTTAAGTAATAGCCAGTAAACAAAAAACACTATAGGCAAGAAGAATGCAAATTCTATGGAGTTAAACAGCATATTTGTGTTAGTTTTTTCTATAAAAGTGAAGTACGGTTATTACGAATGTAGTAAAAAGTATTTTAAAATGTGAAAAATGTATTTTAAAATATTATTAAAAAGAAAGGCCAAGTCTAAAACCTGGCCTTTTGATCCACTTTATGTCCTATGGCTACCTGTATCCTAGCTTTGACCTTACCCTGTTTAGTGTAGTTTGTGCTATTTCACGTGCCTTGTTTTCTCCTTCTGCCAGCTTGGCATCCAGCTCTTCCAGGTTGTTCATGTAATAATCAAAGATCTCACGTTCTTTGGCATATTTTTCCGTAATCAACTGCAACAACTCTTTTTTTGCATGTCCATACCCAAAGTTTCCACCTAGGTATTTTTGTCGAAGTGATTCTGTTTGCTCTGCCGATGCGATCAGACTATAGATTTTGAAGACATTACAGGTGTCGGGATCCTTTGGTTCTTCCAGTGGAGTGCTGTCTGTGACGATGCTGTTGACATTTTTCTTTAGCTGCTTGGCAGGTAAGAAAATGTCGATATAATTATTATAGGATTTACTCATTTTTTGGCCATCCGTGCCCGGAATGATCATGACATTTTCGTTTACCCTGGATTCAGGCATTGATAAGATTTCCTCTTCCATTCGGTGGTTAAAGGCACTCGCAATATCCCTGGTCATTTCCAAATGCTGAAGTTGGTCCTTCCCGACAGGCACAATATCCGCATCAAAAATCAAAATATCCGAAGCCATCAGCACAGGATAGGTGAAAAGACCTGCATTTATATCAGAAAGCTTATCGGATTTGTCTTTGAAGCTGTGGGCATTGGCTAGCATAGGGAAGGGAGTAAAGCAGCTTAAGTACCATGTCAACTCAGCTATTTCTGGAATTCTTGACTGACGATAAAAGGTAGTCTTGCTGATGTCTAATCCAAATGCCAGCCAAGCAGCTGCTACCGCATGCACATTTTCTTTTCGCTGATCACCATCCTTGATGGTAGTCAGGGAGTGAAAGTCTGCAATAAAAATAAATGAATCGTTATCTTCCTTTTTCGTAAGCTCAATGGCCGGGATGATTGCCCCTAAGATATTTCCCAAGTGAGGCCTGCCCGAACTTTGAATTCCTGTTAATACTCTTGCCATCGGTTAAATTTTTGACGCAAATTAAGGAAAATAGGACACAATTCGCCTGAATTTTACCGTTATTTGTGTCCATGAAGAATATCCTGTTCATACCCATTTGTGTACTTACTTTGGTTGGTTTTTCTTTACCTGTTCATGCTCAGTCGGTTGTGGATTCCCCGCTTATCTGGGAAAGACAAAAAGCTTCGCTAGGCTCAGTCATGGAGGAATATGGAAAAGTCACCACAGAATTTTTTGTGGTCAATGATGGTACTTCACCTGTGGTCATCGAAGCGGTGGATACCGACTGTGGATGTACCACAGTGGACTTTATCAAGGATACATTGCAGCATAACCAAATTGGAGCCATCAAAGTCGATTACCAGCCTACTGGTTTTGGTGGGGCTTTTGAAAAGAAAGTGGTGGTGAAAACCAACATCAATCCTGCAGGTGATACGCTCTACTTGGAAGGTTTTAATATTCCTTATCCGGAAAATGTCGCTTCTTATTATGATTACAAAGTGGGAAACCTAGGTTTTAGGTTCAGCTCTATCAATATGGGGGATGTTTTTACCAATGCACCGAAGGTTAAATATGTAGATTTTTACAATTTTAAAGATCTTCCCATTACCTTGGACGATGCCCTCAGTGGATTGCCCCCGCATGTAAAAATCAATATGATCCCAGCTATCGTACCCGCAAAATCACGGGGACTGCTGGCCATTCAGTACGATGGAGCAGAGAAGGCTGATCTGGGCTTCTTTGATGAAAAGGTGACTTTTCAGATAGAAGCCAGTGGTAATGAAGGAATCTCGCTGAGATTGCTTACGACGGTACAGGAGTACTTTGCTCCAGTGGCAAAAAGTGAAATTAATCAGGTGCCTAGACTTGGGGTCTCGGAAGTAGAAGTGGATCTGGGAAAAATTTCCAGCAATGAACAGGTAGAGCGTGAAATTACCCTTAGCAACATGAGTCCGGAGCCGGTAAATATACGCAAAGTCGTGACCAACTGTGAATGTATGCAGTTTGACTTGCCCACTTATGACCTAGAGCCGGGAGAAAAGACCACCTTGAAGCTTATCTTTGATCCATCCGGTAGGCTTGGAATAGACCATAAAATGGTGTCGATATTCAGTAATGATCCCTTAAATCCGACCCGCACCATAGTGGTCAAGAGCAGGATTGATTAGTCTTTTATTTAAAGGCTGGGATTCCGGTGATCTCATTGCCCAAAATCAATAGGTGGATGTCATGTGTACCTTCATAAGTGATGACGGATTCCAAATTCATCATGTGGCGCATAATCGGGTATTCCCCGGTGATTCCCATTGCTCCGTGGATTTGCCTCGCCTCCCGGGCAATGTCCAAAGCCATGGACACATTGTTTCTTTTGGCCAGGGAAATTTGGGCTGAAGTGGCTTTGCCTTCGTTTTTAAGTGTTCCTAGTCGCCAGACCAGCAATTGAGCTTTTGTGATTTCAGTAAGCATTTCTGCCAATTTTTTTTGTACCAATTGAAATGATGCAATAGATTTATCGAACTGAATACGTTCCAGAGCATATCTTTTGGCAGATTCATAGCAGTCCATGGCCGCACCGATGGCTCCCCAGGATATTCCATACCTTGCAGCATCCAAGCACATTAATGGCGCACTGAGGCCTGACTTTCCTGGCAGCAGATTTTCCTTAGGTACTTGTACATTGTCAAACACCAATTCGCCAGTACAGCTGGCCCTTAAGGACCACTTATTGTGCGTTTCTGGTGTGGTAAATCCTTCCATGCCCCTTTCTACGATAAGGCCATGGATCCTGTCATTTTCATCTTTGGCCCAGACTACCGCTATATCCGCCTGAGGGGCGTTTGAAATCCACATTTTAGCGCCATTGAGCAAATAGTGATCCCCTTTGTCCTTAAAATGGGTTTTCATCCCTCCGGGATTGGATCCATGGTCTGGCTCGGTAAGACCAAAACAACCTAGCCATTCACCGGATGCCAATTTAGGCAAGTATTTTTTACGCTGCTCATCACTTCCCAGTGTGTAAATGGGGTACATGACCAGGGAGCCTTGTACCGAAACGGTGGAACGCATACCGGAATCGCCCCGCTCGATTTCTTGCATGATCAGCCCATAAGAAATATAGTCAAGCCCTCCGCCTCCAAATTCCGGAGGGATTTGGGGACCTAAAGCACCAACTTCGCCAAACTTCGGTATGAGTTCTGACGGGAAGTGTGCATTTTGGGACCAGCCTTCGATATATGGGGATATTTCCTTTTTTACGAAGGCCCTGATCGATTGGCGGATCAATATATGTTCATCAGAAAGCAGGTCGTCGATACCATAAAAATCCACACCTTCAAAGGCATCCTGTTTGGATGAAGCATTTTGAGTTTGAAATGACGACATATAATTTTGGTTTATTGGGTTTTTAGATGGAATTTTACACTTTATATTTTGATACTATTGTCGCTAAAGCATCTAAAATATAGCCAAGAAGTTTGAAAAAATGACAGCTAAGCTGCAAAAATAAAATCCATGAGCAAGGAACAACCTTCGGAAGAGATCATCGAAAAAATCCAGTCGTTACATGAAAAATACAAGGCTTCCGGTCAGGATATGCTGTCCTACTTAGAAGGACTATTGTATGCTGATTATCTCACTTATTGGGACTATATCAACCTGGATACACTGCTGACCCTACAACAGCCCAAGACTTCTTTTAAGGATGAAAAAATCTTCATCATTTACCATCAGATCACGGAGCTTTACTTTAACCTGATCATATGGGAACTGGAACAAATAAGTGAAAAAGAAGAGCCGAATGCCGCTTTCTTAAAGCAGCGTTTAGAACGCATCATCATGTATTTTGATCAGTTGATATCTTCTTTTTCGGTGATGTGGAAAGGCATGGAAAAGGAGCAGTTTCTAAAATTCAGGATGTCGCTTTTGCCGTCCAGCGGATTTCAGAGTGCCCAGTATCGAATTATTGAAATCATGTCCACGGAAATCCAGTATCTCGTAAATCTTCAGGAAAGGGAAGATTACAGTGATATTAACCTCACCAATGTGGACAGTCTTTTTGATATCCTTTATTGGCAGTTTGGAGCCAAGGAGCTGGCTACTGGTGAAAAAACCCTTACCTTGAAGACATTCGAAGAAAAATACGGTAAACAGCTTAAGGAACTCATCCTGAAGCACAGAAAGAAAAACCTGTGGAAAATCTATCAGCACTGTCCAGAAATCGATGATGAGCTCACCGAACTGATGAGGACACTAGATATTAAAGCAAATGTCTATTGGCCTTTGGCTCATTATAAATCGGCGGTACGTTACCTTCATCGAGCTCCTGCCGATATCGCTGCTACAGGAGGTACCAATTGGCAGAAATACCTTCCTCCCCGCTTTCAAAAAGTGGTCTTTTACCCTGAACTGTGGACCGAAAAGGAAATCGACGAGTGGGGCAAAGGATGGGTGGTCAAAGAGGTGTTTGGTCAGGAAGAATTGTGATGATTTGCCGGTGGGTACCTAGCGGAGCTGTGGTGCAGGATTATTAAGTTGAAACCAGATTTTAAGGATAAAAACCTTACAAAATGAGAAAAGAAATACAGCTTAGACTAAGCCCTGAAGAGGCCTTTGATGAGCGAAGGTTTGAAGCTGCAGTTTGCCAATCCGCTGGCTTGGATCCTGCTAAAGATAGCATTGGAATAAGGCCACTAAAACGTTCGATTGATGCTAGGGGGCGTAAGGTGAAGGTTAATGTTAGGGCGGAAATTTTTATCAATGAAACCCCTCCATCCAGGATTACCGCGACTACTGATTATCGCGATGTAAGTAAGGGGGATGCCGTAATAATCGTGGGAGCAGGACCTGCCGGTCTTTTTGCAGCGCTGCGCGCGATTGAGTTGGGAGGAAGACCCGTCGTTTTGGAGAGGGGAAAGGATGTAAGGGCGCGACGGCGAGACTTGGCAGCGATCAACAAGGACCATATCGTAAATCCCGAGTCCAATTACTGCTTCGGAGAGGGAGGCGCGGGAACGTATTCCGATGGAAAACTCTATACCCGATCCAAAAAGCGCGGCGATGTCAGTCGAATTTTAGAGATCATGGTGGCTCATGGAGCACGTGAGGACATTTTGGTGGACGCCCATCCCCATATTGGTACCAATAAGCTTCCACTATTGGTAAGTAAACTCCGTGAAAGCATTTTGCAGGCAGGGGGAGAAATTCTTTTTGATACGAAGGTTACGGATTTTATTCTAGAAAATGGTGAAATGACCGGAGTGGTGACTGCCGAAGGTGAGCGTATCCATGGTACCGGGGTGATTTTGGCCACGGGACATTCCGCGAGGGATATTTTTCATTTGCTTCACCATAAAGGCATCCTTGTGGAAGCAAAACCGTTTGCACTGGGAGTAAGGGTGGAGCATGATCAGCAGTTGATCGATCAGATTCAGTATCATTGCTCCAACGATAGAGGAGCGTACTTGCCTGCTTCTTCCTATGCGTTGGTACAGCAAACAACGTTTGGCGACAAGGAACGTGGTGTCTTTTCTTTTTGCATGTGTCCGGGCGGATTTATCGTTCCAGCAGCCACATCGCCAGGTGAGTTGGTAGTAAATGGCATGAGCCCCAGCAGGCGGGACAGCAAGTATGCCAACTCAGGCATCGTGGTGGCCGTCGAACTGGAAGATATCCCCTCCCAATACCAGCAATATGGAGCGTTAGCAGCGATGATGTTTCAGGCAGATGTTGAAAAAGCAGCGTGGAAGTCAGCAGGTAGTACCCAGGTAGCTCCTGCTCAGCGGCTGGAGGATTTTGTGAACGGTAAAATTAGCCAATCCCTTCTGGATACTTCATACCAGCCGGGTTTGGCAGCTGTTAATATGGCGACAGAAGTGTTGCCGCCATTCATATCAGCCAGATTGCGACAGGCATTTAAAGGATTTGGTCGAAAAATGAAAGGGTATTTGACCAATGAAGCCCAAATTATAGGGGTGGAAAGCAGGACGTCT
It encodes:
- the trpS gene encoding tryptophan--tRNA ligase, with the protein product MARVLTGIQSSGRPHLGNILGAIIPAIELTKKEDNDSFIFIADFHSLTTIKDGDQRKENVHAVAAAWLAFGLDISKTTFYRQSRIPEIAELTWYLSCFTPFPMLANAHSFKDKSDKLSDINAGLFTYPVLMASDILIFDADIVPVGKDQLQHLEMTRDIASAFNHRMEEEILSMPESRVNENVMIIPGTDGQKMSKSYNNYIDIFLPAKQLKKNVNSIVTDSTPLEEPKDPDTCNVFKIYSLIASAEQTESLRQKYLGGNFGYGHAKKELLQLITEKYAKEREIFDYYMNNLEELDAKLAEGENKAREIAQTTLNRVRSKLGYR
- a CDS encoding DUF1573 domain-containing protein; translation: MKNILFIPICVLTLVGFSLPVHAQSVVDSPLIWERQKASLGSVMEEYGKVTTEFFVVNDGTSPVVIEAVDTDCGCTTVDFIKDTLQHNQIGAIKVDYQPTGFGGAFEKKVVVKTNINPAGDTLYLEGFNIPYPENVASYYDYKVGNLGFRFSSINMGDVFTNAPKVKYVDFYNFKDLPITLDDALSGLPPHVKINMIPAIVPAKSRGLLAIQYDGAEKADLGFFDEKVTFQIEASGNEGISLRLLTTVQEYFAPVAKSEINQVPRLGVSEVEVDLGKISSNEQVEREITLSNMSPEPVNIRKVVTNCECMQFDLPTYDLEPGEKTTLKLIFDPSGRLGIDHKMVSIFSNDPLNPTRTIVVKSRID
- a CDS encoding acyl-CoA dehydrogenase family protein, with product MSSFQTQNASSKQDAFEGVDFYGIDDLLSDEHILIRQSIRAFVKKEISPYIEGWSQNAHFPSELIPKFGEVGALGPQIPPEFGGGGLDYISYGLIMQEIERGDSGMRSTVSVQGSLVMYPIYTLGSDEQRKKYLPKLASGEWLGCFGLTEPDHGSNPGGMKTHFKDKGDHYLLNGAKMWISNAPQADIAVVWAKDENDRIHGLIVERGMEGFTTPETHNKWSLRASCTGELVFDNVQVPKENLLPGKSGLSAPLMCLDAARYGISWGAIGAAMDCYESAKRYALERIQFDKSIASFQLVQKKLAEMLTEITKAQLLVWRLGTLKNEGKATSAQISLAKRNNVSMALDIAREARQIHGAMGITGEYPIMRHMMNLESVITYEGTHDIHLLILGNEITGIPAFK
- a CDS encoding tryptophan 2,3-dioxygenase family protein; this encodes MSKEQPSEEIIEKIQSLHEKYKASGQDMLSYLEGLLYADYLTYWDYINLDTLLTLQQPKTSFKDEKIFIIYHQITELYFNLIIWELEQISEKEEPNAAFLKQRLERIIMYFDQLISSFSVMWKGMEKEQFLKFRMSLLPSSGFQSAQYRIIEIMSTEIQYLVNLQEREDYSDINLTNVDSLFDILYWQFGAKELATGEKTLTLKTFEEKYGKQLKELILKHRKKNLWKIYQHCPEIDDELTELMRTLDIKANVYWPLAHYKSAVRYLHRAPADIAATGGTNWQKYLPPRFQKVVFYPELWTEKEIDEWGKGWVVKEVFGQEEL
- a CDS encoding NAD(P)/FAD-dependent oxidoreductase is translated as MRKEIQLRLSPEEAFDERRFEAAVCQSAGLDPAKDSIGIRPLKRSIDARGRKVKVNVRAEIFINETPPSRITATTDYRDVSKGDAVIIVGAGPAGLFAALRAIELGGRPVVLERGKDVRARRRDLAAINKDHIVNPESNYCFGEGGAGTYSDGKLYTRSKKRGDVSRILEIMVAHGAREDILVDAHPHIGTNKLPLLVSKLRESILQAGGEILFDTKVTDFILENGEMTGVVTAEGERIHGTGVILATGHSARDIFHLLHHKGILVEAKPFALGVRVEHDQQLIDQIQYHCSNDRGAYLPASSYALVQQTTFGDKERGVFSFCMCPGGFIVPAATSPGELVVNGMSPSRRDSKYANSGIVVAVELEDIPSQYQQYGALAAMMFQADVEKAAWKSAGSTQVAPAQRLEDFVNGKISQSLLDTSYQPGLAAVNMATEVLPPFISARLRQAFKGFGRKMKGYLTNEAQIIGVESRTSSPVRIPRDRETFEHPEVSRFYPCGEGAGYAGGIVSAAMDGERCAEKIMEKYGKRK